TTACTGGactgtttcacatttcatattCTTAATTTCTCATGTTCATTTAGTTTAGTGGTGCCTTTTGTTTCAGATAAATTTGGCTTCTGTTGGATTTAAAATACAAGACAGCGTCGAATATTAAAAAGCTCTGAAGAGTAGGAAAGGAGTAAAACTATATGAAAGACTAACAGAAGACAATCCAAATAAGTAACATACAACTTTGAATCTATggtaaatgtataaatacatgtGGTGTGTTATGTGAaactatgctaagctaacattCTCCAAGCTGTAGCTTTAAATGACAACAAGCTGACATGAGTGGATCTTCTGGTCTAGTTTGTAGTATATCTGCTGTACagctcacgcgcacacacgcgcgcgcgaacacacactcgcaaacaCACATCAGGACAATATCAGGATATAATGACCCTTAATaattacagtaataataattagatCATAAAATCGCATCGGtgcttgtttttatatatatgaaatattttattgtacagaataaacaatgcatttatgtttgcattttccgttctatatatttggttgtatttgtgtttagtatatagttatttatgataaagtttatggttaaactaaaaatatcaaacctcaattacatttctttatcataaaggtttgaaaacaacaattttaggaatcattgacagactttttttcaaactaaaaaataatagtataatatatagtatagtatataaatagtatacccacacacacatgtttatatatacccatctactccctaatattgatattgCCCCCCCCAAATCCTTATGCCTCGGGCTCTATTAATAATATCTGAGGACCAATATCCATATCGAGAGTGGTGTGACACTTACCTCAGGACCAGGCTGCGGTACGACAGAGTCTGTCCAGGTGCCACTGGGGGTGGAGGCCGTGGCGGAGGCCGCGGGGGGAGTGGACCAGCTGCTGTGGACCGGGACCTGTCCTGCCACAGCCTGCTGCCTCTCTGGACATTTCCTGCTTGGAGAAGTCCGGCTGGTTGAACTAGAGAGTGGAGCGCACTTGTAAAGCGGAGTGTCTGGTAGGGTGGAGTCTGACCGTGGCTGTGTTCCAGGTGGACTTCTGGAGAACTTGGCAGCGTCTAGCAGCGGCTGCTTGAACGGAGGACTGGAAGTGTAGGGATAAGAAGAGGCTGCACTGACGGCCGTGGCAGAGGGACATCCTTGTTCAGCTCTCTCCTCGGAGGGAGTCTGGAAATGTAGGAGGAGTGGATGTGGCGAGTCCTGGAAGTCAGAGGCGTCCTGTGACTGCAGAGAGGACACCGGTGTCGGGGGCTCAGAGGACCGAGCTTGAGACTGGATGGAGACCTGCTGGGCAGACTCAGCGAGGGCCAGGGCCAACATGCGGGCAGCATTTttaggagggggaggaggaggaggggcagaggtGGGAGCTGTAGAGCTGAGGGAATGAGGGGGGAGGTCTTCTGAAGAGTCCAGGGCTACAAGTCCTATCAgggacacagaaacacaagggatcTATAAGCAAAAGAGCAGCAGGTGAAGTAAAGACGTGACAGCAGGCAGGTTTTAAGGTGCTTCAAGAGTGGGAAAGAGGGAAGAGTtcagtgtgtacacacattaGTCAGAAATATACCAAAAACTACACTTAAACAAAAGCTCAGCGTGCTCCTCACCTTGGCGCTCCTCACAATGGCGCTCCTCACCGTGGCGCTCCTCACCGTGGCGCTCCTCACCGTGGTGCTCCTCGCCGTGGCGCTCCCGTCTGCTGGCAGCTGCCGCCTGCTGGACGGCATCCTCTCCCGTCAGCTCTACGCTGTCCGTGCTGTCAAAGGCCGCCAGCTTACAGTGCAGCTCCATTTGGAAAGCTTCACCTAGTGACAGCTCGGCCGCCCCCAGCAACACGCTGCCCATCAGGGGAGGGGAGTCCTTGGGGGTTACAGGAGGAGGTATTGCTTGTGGAGGGGCAGCCTGTCCAGTTGTACTCTTGTCAGGCATCTCTACTGAGAAAAGCCCTGAAgtggaaaaatgtgtcataCCAATGGCTCTACCACATTTAATAGGTGACACAGCCTGTGTGGGTTTATCAGTGTACGAATAGGAAGTGGTCAATTTCTTGCTGTCCGCTTTCTCTCCTGCAGCCAGACTGAAGTCTGTGGATAACAAGGGGGGGGTCAGGCAGCCCAGGAAGGAGGCGGAGATGTCGGAGCCGTTGATCTTGCCACACATGCTGCCCGGGCTCCTCTTTAACGTGGAGGCCTCAGCCCCAGCCGGCGAGTCATCTAACGGGAAGGCGTAGGATGTGTCTGGGAGACTGCACTGGAAAGACATGGGGTCAAAGTCCAAGGAGGCCATGCCAATGTCTGGCGGGCTGAGGTCCACCTCTTCGCCTGCGGAGCGAGGGGGTGAGATGAGGGCAGGCACACAGATGGGCCCGTCGTCCCCGTCGCTGTCCTCCGTGGCCTCCAGGTTGTCGTAGGAGTTGCAGTGCTGCCGGCTGTCCAGCAGCTCGCCGTTAAAGGAGGCCGACAGGGCGTCGCTGCTGGAACGCGGCCTCCGAGGACGGTACACCTTGGACTCTCCTGGAGGGAGTACAGATTTAATCAGAAACTATTCACTTTAAAAGTCAAAGTGAAGAAGAACAAGACACAGTCGATTACCTTCCACATTGTGCAGGGAACTCAGTGACTCTTCACTCTTGGCTGATCGTAATGTTGCTGtgtctcctctgcctcctgaaACATGACGGTTCACAGGTATCAGTACTCTGACCCTCTGCCCTGTGAGACTCTGGACATTTCACAAGTGGAGGAAGGACTCACCAGCGAGAGCCATGGATTTAAGTTCACTCGGCTCACTGGGGTTGCGGTGAAGCTTGCGCTTGGACATGGAGGAAGACTTGCCCAGGTTGAAGAAAGAACGCCAGCTACCCACAGGAGACTTCTTGGATTTGATTGGAGGCCTCTTCCTGTGATTAACAACAGTGGTGACAGGGAACAGTAAGTTTcactaacttaaaaaaaacaactacaataATGCATTGTCACTGCTCTTTATAGCTCTTTGTGTAAAAtcagatcattttcatttttaagatCGCCGCACAGGCCTGAGACAAGAGACAGTCAGGAGTCCAGTTTGGAACTGGAGCAAATTGAGTCTGCCTGCAGTCTTACCAGcaaacagcagagggagacacacGCCAGCATTATATCCCTCAAAAAAGTCTGTTTTATATCAGTAGTTCTTATGAAGGTACTCTGTCATCAGGGGGAGGAGTTGACAAACCTCTCAGTGGGAAACTCGATGACGGTGTGGAACTTGCCCTGCAGGGCGGCCGGACCTTCGCCCACCTCGATGTACTTGCTGTCCTCAGTGACCGGAGAGTTGATCTGAGCCTGAGTCCGAGCCTGGGCCTCCTCCAGACTAAGGAGTTTGGTGGAGGGTGATGAAACCAGCAGGGACTTGGGCCGTGACAATGAGTTGTGTCCTGGGGATGTGGAGGACGGCAGGAGTAGAGCAATGAATGGGTCAAACCGAACTAGATGTGGGTAGTGTGCAGGGGCTTGATCGATGTCAAAGTCTGTACGTACCTGCTCCCTCTCGTATTAGTGAGCTGAGCTTGGTGCTAAACAGAACATCCACATGGTTGAGGATGAACTCCACCACCACCGACTGGATTCGGACTTCCATGAAGGCTGCTGTGCCGCTGAAGCACGCAGATTCAATCTGTTTGGACCTGACACAACgtggaaacacacagtgaaaaggGACAAAGGCACTTTAATCCTCCACTCAGACACAATGACTCATCATTGATCACAGTCTGAGAAAACCCCACAAAACAGAACTATTCAATAGCCAAACTGAGGGACTCCATCAAAATGACTGTAATCAAGTGAATAACAaggaattgaaaaagaaaagccattaCAGTCCCTCAGAACGGCTTTAAGATGACGACTGACACAATGAACCACATGCACACGTGTACTGTACAGAGCAGGACGACCCCTGACCTCAGCAGGTTGGGAGCCCAGACGATGGCCAGGTTCTTGCTGTGCATGTTGGTGATGTAGCTGAATGTTGCCAGGTGGGAGAGATGTCTCATGAGGAACTCCAGCGTCCTGGGAatcaaacattcatttattcactttGGATTGGTTCCCGCTTGTGATGTGCATCAATGACTGTGTTTCCCTCTGTGATTAAATCTGCGTGCAATGTCACTTGCATTTATTTCTCTGTATTTCACAAAGGACAGAGCCAATGTAAAAGTCATCTGGGATTATTAACACTGACATCTGTAATCCGGCAACACCCCGGCCTGCCAGCTGAGGGCGCTGTGCCTCCACACTGACCTGTAATGCGGCGGAGGAAGCTGCTGGATGAcatcatggatcttgatgagcCGTTCTTCATCCGTTGCTGCTGATACCGCCTCCTTCAgagtcagagcagagagggggtGAACAGTGGGATCAACATCCAGGTTCACACTGTTACATGGGATATGGAGTGGACATCAGTCCCCCCCCAAAGCTGCCATGACAACCAGCAAACATTGACTTCCTCCTCAGGGACATTGTTGTGCTTGGAGAAGGTTTTTATTCCAAGTTGCACAGAGCGGTGTGATGCAATAGTAATGAGAGGGTGTGTCAAGTACAAAGATATTACTTTGGGTGTCAGCTAAGATTAATATTAAGATAAATCTACTTTCCTCACTCAACCTCACAATTTTGTAAACAACATTCAATCACGCTCCAATCAATGTCCCTTGAGGACTTGTAGGCAAAGGCTCAAGAGTCACGTGCTGTAACGGTTAACAGACCAGCAGCTACACGTCcaactggtgtgtgtgagaagtgtgTGCTTACAGAGAATTTCTCATAGAGCTGGTAGGTGAGCAGGGGGTTGGGCAGCTCTCTGAAGTAGAGCTTACACAGCGAGCCCACACAGTGGATGTCCTGGATGTAAACATCTTTGGTCAGGTCGGGGATCTGCTCAGAGTCAAACTCGTGcctggtggaagaggaagaggacaaagaTGGAGTCAGCTCGGAAAGAAAGAGTCACCTGATGCACGGACGTGAAACACGGTCAAGCTGCAATTCACTCAAATCACTGATATGTGACCACTCAACATTTGTTAACCACAGGTTGCTGGTCAACATAATGAACTGGTCTCTGTAACTTCTTTAATCTAACTACACTATAACTGTGCAAGAAATAGAAAGACATAGTCAGTGAACCTGAAACACTAGAGTTAAAGACCACGCTTGTGATTATGACACAACCCTTCACCATCACACACTAAAGCACCTTTACAATCTTCACAACCTTAGATAGTAAACAACTGTCAGCCTAGAAGTCATGTTATCAGCTGTCAGGTGAAGGACGTGGGACAAAACCGGAGTCCTCCTGGAGCAAAGCTCATTTCTGTGGAAGCCATCACCCTGATGTGCTCAGATCAGATCCTGTGTTCACTGTGCATGTTCCTACCGCAGCTTCTGGATGTTGGAGGCGATTCCAGAGAGGCGGTAGATGCCGTCCACCACACCGTGTTTCTCGATGAACTCGGTGCAGCTCTTGAGGACCTGGGGAACTGTGGAGAGGAAACATCTGATCAGTCGGTATCTGTCTGGTCTTCACTGCAGAGAGTCACATCACAGAGGCTCTCCTTTTTCTGACGTGTGCAAGCAGTGCGGCCTCGCTGTAGGTCAGGGGCTACTGAGTGTGAATTAATTCAGTTTGTGTGCTTTCTGAAGAAAAAGCACTTCTATAAGTGGAAAGAATATATCTGGTGCTGTTGTGACTTATCTAATCTATTTTCTATCTGCATGAAGCCAACAGGGAGAaaactggttgttgttgtgaggCAGCGTCACATTCGGTCGCCTCAAGGCACAGTGATTGTGTTCGAGatggacagacaaaaaaagaaaaacctccaaAAAACACAGACCTTCTTCATTCTTCTCCAGCAACCATGAATCACGCAGACAggttgtttatctgtgtgtgtgtgtgtgtgtgtgtgtgtgtgcgtgcgagagagagataaggatggtgagtgtgtgttgaaggaGTATCCCAGGCCCCAGCGCACACATCATTCAGACGATGACGGAGAGTGAAACACTCTGAAGCAGCTGTTCAGATGGTTTCCCCTGGAGACCATGGCGAGGACCATGAGGATGAGAAATCCTGCTCTTATCACAACACTACACATcgtgtgtttgagtgttgaACGCGTTTTCACGCAATGACATCAGAGCTGGAGGTTACTGATGGCTGACAGATGAACGTCGAGTCTCAGACCGCGGAAGttattcacttatttatttCACGGAGCACTCTTGAGAGCAGCTGATGACTGTTCTgactacttttacttttatcatAATAACATATGATGACTTTCGTTTAAACATATTACATTGTTAAATACAGTGTTACAAGTAAAGTGCAGTGGTGGCTGCTTGACTGCGTCTTCCTACAACCCTGGGTCAGAGTGTCTACGATATAATTAAGTGCGTTACGATCACAGTCATCTTTCATCTCTCCAGTCACGGCAGCAGTCAGAACACCTCGACTGGTTGACCCGGCAACATGTGACAGAGCAGCTTATCGCTCCATGTGAGGTGAGGTCCAGGATTGGCTCCTTCACCCATGAAGGTGCGACTGTGCTGCAGAACCGCTCACGTGAGGCTGCAGGCTTGTCAAAAGGACAGTACCTTCACCCGGACCTGTGACCCCCACCTGAGATAAGACGCATGTGTAGATAGTATGTGAAGTTTTCATGTTAAGAGTCAGcttgaagtgaagtgaagctgTTCACATGCAGTGTGTGGTGAATATTCTCTTTGAGGTTCGTAATTCATTTCAGCTGAACATTTCACGATGTcatttatacagtatgtttaacGTTAAATTAATTGAAATTTGAGTCCTAAAGAATCATAATGGAAAATAACCTGATAAACATTagacacagaacaaacacatcTCATTAGAACCGTTCTTTAGTCTTTATACTAAGCTAAGCTGCTGCTGGCTATCCAGTAGCTGTATAATTAACAGACAGACCAAGTGGTGTCAACCTGGACATCTACCTCTGATATTAAGCATATAATCATAGGTGTTTAGACAATAAATGGATCTCAGGTAGGTGTGTCTCTCACCATCGTGTCCGGAGTTCAGGAGGTGTTCTCCCAGGTCACAGCCGAACACCCTCTCCCGCAGGATGCCCCTCTGCTTCAGCTTCTGCTTGGTGGGCCTGGACTTCATGAAGGAGCGGAGGAAGGTGATCAGCTTCCCGTGCTTCTTAGACActgaggagggatgaaggaaggacaCATCTTAGATCGCTTACACACACGTTTACTACACTACAGTAAGTGTGGGTTTGACACAAgctccatccacacacacggTGCTCAACGTTGTCCCTTTGTGCAGTTCAGCTTCATTCTAATGCAAACCCTCCTTTATGCATGTCTAGTTTCCTTGAAGAGAAAGCTCCATTCTTAAATACCACCTCCCAGGCAACTACACAGGAATCCACTGTTCTTCTTcacaaccacacaaaaaaaccaaaaccgaGCAAACCTACTTAAAACCCTTCGCCTGGGAAAGGGTCATAAGCTTCTTAAAGTCCACACCAGTGATTCCATCTGCTTCAGAGTGATGTGGAGAGGAAATCAAGTGAATCAAACATCTGCTCCAGACTGAAGCTCTCACACTGGTCAGATGACAGTGGCACTCGACTCGGCTGGTGCACATGAACTTTACTTGTCTCATGAAGCCATCCACTTTCCTTCAACTGAGCATTTGACTGTCTACTTAAAACCACACTGATCTGAAAGAGCAGAATGTGATGCAGTTAGACTCCACAGTGCATCGAATGTTTCGATGCACTGTCTCATCTCCCTGTCGTCTgtctcatctccttcctcttcacaCTTCAGCTCCCGTCACTGCTTCAGTGGATACACTCGGTTTTCTGCTCGTCTCTCTGTGATTGTAGCTTCTCCTATAACAACCGGTTTCCACTGGTTGGCAACAGAACCAATAGAGGTAAACAGTAGTATCAAGAGTGAAGATTAACGGTCAATACCATTATCAAAAGATACTGTATTTTTGGACATACCACTACCGCCCAACAATCTTTCACGTCTTCTCCACCACCCTCATTCCAACCGGTGGACACGACACACGATACACCCACTGATGTTGAAAACCGTATTGGCTCCAACATTTGGTTAAAACTCTCTTTTTGTGGAATATGGGTAATTGTGTTTGAAgaataataacaaattaaagTATATACACAGATTGACAGTGCATGTTAACATGTTTCAGAAATACTTTACAGTGACACGCACCCCTCATTGGCTccttcacatcaaacatcaagaCGCAGTAGAGATAAAGTATCAGGAAAAGAGTTACTTACTAGAAAAACATTCAGTTCCATTTGTCTTCCCACTCACTGGTACTTTGTGATAAACTCTTTGACTTCACTTCAGGACATAACCACCATCTACTCTTTTccatcagtttgtgttttctgaagtgatattatttgattattattaaacaaTCCCTTCCCAAGACAGATTAATAATCGCCTCACTCCCTAAAGTAAATCAATCCTGTTTGAAACCATTTTAATGAAGCAGCACAGTCAGTTGTGGATCAACACAACACGGCCTCTGATCCAGCATCTGTAAACAAGAGCCAGCGTTTCATCTCTgctggaaccagagagaaaaaaacgctgAGGCAGCTTTGTTTACTCACGGTTGAGGAATCAAACAAGGGGCCTTCAGTGGGGAGTGTGGGGAAAGacgtgaagaagaggagcacCGCTCCCCAGAGCACGGACAGATGACGGCCTGAGGCCAACAAGCTCAGCACTGACgctgacacactcactgttgCTGCTTTCACTGACAGTCAGTAACATTCAGAGCCTCAGAGTGCAGCGATTTcgtttttcactttcacaaggTTGGTAGACATGCAGATTTGAAGCAGCAGGGACCAAGGTAGCCTGACATCCACTCCTTAGTTTGGGTCAAAAAgtggatcctacatttcccacaatgcaactggATACAGTCTTTCATTAGACCTTCTCTGCCTGGTTAAAGCTCCCGGCCTTCGAACGCCACACCTGTAGTTTGTGACTCAAGCGTCATCCCCACTACAACATTATGGTTTCATTATGGAGGGTTGGAGAGGTGACGACATGTCGCCTGCATCAGTCACGACTCCACTACCAGCGGTGAAAAGTGTTTTCTGGAACTAAGACACTCTGCTCCTGTTGACACTGGCAcgcccagtgtacgtgaacgGTCACGTGATGTATTCAGATGTGTAAGCATGATGGGGATTATTATATATGTGGAGCTAAAACAATAGTGTGGATGGAGATTGcgttagtttaaaaaaaagctgttttagAATTTAAACGTATAAGTATGGAGATACTTTAGTTTCTACTCTCAAGCCCGTAACCCTGTCGACGTCACTACGGCATC
The sequence above is a segment of the Scophthalmus maximus strain ysfricsl-2021 chromosome 2, ASM2237912v1, whole genome shotgun sequence genome. Coding sequences within it:
- the arhgap32b gene encoding rho GTPase-activating protein 32 isoform X7, with protein sequence MKSRPTKQKLKQRGILRERVFGCDLGEHLLNSGHDVPQVLKSCTEFIEKHGVVDGIYRLSGIASNIQKLRHEFDSEQIPDLTKDVYIQDIHCVGSLCKLYFRELPNPLLTYQLYEKFSEAVSAATDEERLIKIHDVIQQLPPPHYRTLEFLMRHLSHLATFSYITNMHSKNLAIVWAPNLLRSKQIESACFSGTAAFMEVRIQSVVVEFILNHVDVLFSTKLSSLIREGAGHNSLSRPKSLLVSSPSTKLLSLEEAQARTQAQINSPVTEDSKYIEVGEGPAALQGKFHTVIEFPTERKRPPIKSKKSPVGSWRSFFNLGKSSSMSKRKLHRNPSEPSELKSMALAGGRGDTATLRSAKSEESLSSLHNVEGESKVYRPRRPRSSSDALSASFNGELLDSRQHCNSYDNLEATEDSDGDDGPICVPALISPPRSAGEEVDLSPPDIGMASLDFDPMSFQCSLPDTSYAFPLDDSPAGAEASTLKRSPGSMCGKINGSDISASFLGCLTPPLLSTDFSLAAGEKADSKKLTTSYSYTDKPTQAVSPIKCGRAIGMTHFSTSGLFSVEMPDKSTTGQAAPPQAIPPPVTPKDSPPLMGSVLLGAAELSLGEAFQMELHCKLAAFDSTDSVELTGEDAVQQAAAASRRERHGEEHHGEERHGEERHGEERHCEERQGLVALDSSEDLPPHSLSSTAPTSAPPPPPPPKNAARMLALALAESAQQVSIQSQARSSEPPTPVSSLQSQDASDFQDSPHPLLLHFQTPSEERAEQGCPSATAVSAASSYPYTSSPPFKQPLLDAAKFSRSPPGTQPRSDSTLPDTPLYKCAPLSSSTSRTSPSRKCPERQQAVAGQVPVHSSWSTPPAASATASTPSGTWTDSVVPQPGPEVKPEDTAPPVTLPTPSEQPPPTAQKPKKHSVPMSQHQTQPRLPTPPHLQPQPQTQVQPQPQPQTQVQPQPQTQVQPQPQPQTQVQPQPQPQPQPQTQVQPQPQPQMLSKASARVALTSAEPLEKPWEAIKPVQPCTDSSKHHDSYGPRPPAPPAPPVRTIESKLATAALSQSEASYSMLDEGPAPGHLEEAVPHHPLSPHSSSMHKPAYLYHAQGEPVLIEPPGAAYYHQKPLPLGPQSMPHHYRPDSVPPHLSYVSTSEPQIPYSARVDNRYSTLGPRSYHHSIKSRGNSRSMFVSPGPGHQSYSHDRTQGYPTIRRVHSLHVSSAVRSVPIHRTEVPPDDDMFFYHRPVYQCKAYQQPQQPQQPQQPQQPQQPQQPQQPQQPQQSSQADYHVTQLQPYFENGRVQYRYSPYSGSSPLEAPFYDIDPYGTIRIRHFHSYGDPGAVAGRQGGKATGYHYLTRHVIPPGKEHSFVSRDMPPGHGNKEAASYLSWDPEESERLRMHSIRRESRARQRIKGPVLSQYDNVGLFTPADMSGYETLHLRSKSDPGKAVLIVAESKDGRYLPRHMVPDPDVLMYMETDKHVQGSVVGDKSDGHVKQSSSKKCQSSHSLPATLSHSLSHQQESGRHESGDDGRSKHWQHPNKRNFQPRYECPDSKAKTLSGYHSVDDPQSAPREQVGRTKPERSHSVREQQHYNVDRDYTYQKHSSKPEQSHYDNLDDYHPVPQPQAPVQKRGGSGSYPAPGLSASHSNRAYSTALGQGAFVQTELAMQRSEAEIRTE